CTAACCAATCAGTGAATGGAAGCACCCTACGTCACATAAGTTAAGCCGCGCCTATAGAACAGGGATACGTTCGATCCAAAACAAGGAACTCGTACTCCTcagtttatgttttattttatataatttattgtaattgtttgttattatgttggtttttgtttgtttatttaatttaattaaaatatctttcattttctttgttatatcattttaaatatatatttatatacacacacaatgcaatATTGGAATAATAATAGTTCATAGCTCATAATAGTAGCTCATAATAGTTTACATAAGGAGTCAGGCGACTATTGCGAGagttaattttttcatttttggcatgttataaaaacacatatttttgtgCTTAAATTAAGAAAAAGTAGTTTAAGAGTTTTCAAATGTTGGCACAATAAGCCATGCCCTCAAAGAAAATACTACACTCTCGATTGGTCGCCTACtactacaataatatatattttttctggaGTATATTTTGAAGAGTTTTCTCCTCACCTCAGACATTGTTTATGAATGCAAAATCAGTTAAGCTTATGACGTAGCTGAAGTTAGCTTAGCAGGTAACCATGTtgttcatctttatttttctcaagctgctgaaCCTTCCCACAAGTCTCCTGACTCACAGgcacacccctggtctaatacACTGGGACATAATATACACTGTACAGCTGTAATCAcaccattaggtacacctataCAGTCTAATGGTAATCAAAACTCTGCATTAGTATCTGTTTTTATAAAGTATAGAATCCCATTAGAGATGTAGGTTTACCTAAATAGGTGTCCAGTGAGCAAAGTTCAAATCCGAACCTTTTTGgctttaaaaatgacaacaaacataagTTACTACCTTTTGCTAGTATTATTACTAAAACAACAGGGATCACACAAACGATGGAACATGTATGTAGAAACAGAATTTAgttagacctcacagcataATTCAATCAGGTGAGTGTATCTCCCTTAAATGGTTGCTACTTGCTcttacaaggcaaaaaaaatacatgcctGACCAAAAAAGCAAAATTGTACATgacttaaaggggatctattatgctaatttttgccctttgtattgagttgtggactcctatagagcacaAAGCTtttgagatcttccagaatctgcacctatttaagctttattttcttggatttccaaaatggtctgtttaaatttattccactcacagcCTGCCTCCGGTTACACCCACTCACTATCATTGGTTCCACTCAGCTTGTAGAGTGAACACATTCATTCGTTTAACATTTATACGTCAGAAgcgtggaaaaagcataataggtcccctttaacagtcAGGACAAACATAATTAACACCCCACATAAAAACTTGCTGAAAAATAACAGTAATGTCTACATTTTTACATCCTCATTGATGAGTAAACAAATGTTTGTACTGTTAATTGAGGAACATTTCAGATTTTAGAGCAGTGCAGAATAAAAATCTAGCCAAAACACCAGTGTGCCTAACATGATCACATTTCGAGCAAACACTGAAAATTCAAGTAAAACTCCTGCATGCCCTAAATGACATACAACACTGATCACAtcagctcattaaaaaaatggaatgctaGAGCTCATCTGAAAATCATCTATAGGGTCAAAATAAGGTTAACCACTTTTCAACCCACCAAAAATTAAATTTCTGCATTAGTCCCATCAACATTAAAACATACGCATGCCACATGATTCCTCTTCACATCTGATTCAGTAACATTGTAAATACATACAAAGTGAAGTTGCAGCACAGACTAACGTTAACTAATgtcgtaaaataaaaaaaggcacTAAATCCCGGCCAAGTTTGGTCATAAAAGTCGCTGCGAATCAGCCAATTTCAGCTTGCTTCGCAGAAACCAGCAAAGTGCTTTTACCCTGCAAAACCTTGGCGGGTTTCACACAAAAACCTTTTCTTTCCACTTCTAATGTAATTATGCAGAGAAATAATAACATGTATCTACAACATATGGTATGCTGCTGCTGTTAAATTATACTACTCACAAAAGCTTAGGGATATGCACCATTGAAGCTGAAATTAAGTTTATACAGTTGTATATTTTAGATTCAAATGTAACTGAGATATTCCTAACTTCTTGTGAGTAGCATAAATTGGTGAACAATTATATGAAACACAATATAAACACAATgatcaaatacaaaaaaaacaacaaacaaagaaatCTGATATAAAATATGAACAGGATATGAACCCTGACCAGCAGGAGCACTGGGATGCTAGCACCATCACAGGGAAAAGCAGTAACTCAACACAAACTCTCTATATGTCACAATGAGCTTCCTTCTTTCTGTTACCATTGTGACAACAGCCCCAGTTGGACCGTCATGAGTTATACTACCAACTGACTCTGGCAAAAACATACAGTTGAGGTTATTACAGCCGGTTCTGTACAGGACAAGTGTCCATGAGTGACCCTGCATTGTCAGGACAGCGCATGTAAGGACCATATTGAAGTAACAGTCCATTTAAATGAGGGTTCTATTGGAAATAAGCAACAGGAAGACCATGATATTGAGGcagaaataaacaataacacTAAGAGTGCGATTTCACTATTTTACAAGAGCTGTAAGCTGTCATGTATCAGAGATGCATTAGTGGAAAAGCTCATTATGCCTGCTTTTATCTGCAGTTTGGCAAATATTTCCCAAGACAACAAAATATACCAAAAGTAACATATGTGAAAGCACCccgccccacacacacaccatacctATCTTCCACTATTAAAGTTTTTTACCAGTTTCTGTGGATGCTGACATATACTTAATTAGCTCAAGTCCTAAGCAAAACACTTAAGTGCTTGCTGCAAACATTCATGTTACTCATCcacaaaacatttcataatTACACAAATGCACTGATATCATGATTTAAGATTAAACactgtgataaaaaaaagtgttatacCCCAACGTACTGATATGGTCCAATCTTATAATCATACATTTACTGATTAAAAGTAACATATAGGATCACAAAGAAAGAGATAGTCGGCTAGTGAAGTTGGTCCTGCTCTCGATGAGGTGGTTGTTTCAGTCTCCTACTTCAAGTGTCCACTTAGTGAAGAAAATAACCCATGTATCACTCTGACATTTTACATATCCATGACAGAATTGTACCAAGCCCCCATTAAAAAGGAGGCCGTTTGGGCGGTCGTGTTTTACAGGGGCAGGATGTAGTTGGAGTTGGCCAGTTTGCGCTCCTGTGCGGCTGGGACACTCTCTCTGTGACTCAGGGGTCGGTGGCAATCGGGGTCGTGAAGCGCGGGGTAGTGCTGCCTGTAGCAGAGCCAGGCGAACAACAGGCCCAGCAGAGAGCCCACCAACACGTCTACAAGCAAGAGAGGCATTCAGTATGTTCAGTATTAATCCATCAGTGTATAGGAATCCTGTAGTTCATcatttgataaataataatgccTATGTATAAAATACAGATCAGACAGTAACAATTGCTTCCAACAAAACTGGGAGGTTTTGGTTGTGAACAAGTGTGTTACTGGTGTGAAAATTCACAACCCGGACTTAACATGGCAGAATACCCTTTCACACAGGTGGTCTGATGCTACCTCAGAAGCAAAACAATCTTTgtaaaagaacatttacaaagattatgaCGAAAGTTGGTATAcagtatttggaaaaaaaaacagaaaatcgTAAtagctttttcacctatatcacaacgGTGAAACACagctttttcttgaaatgtatatagcttctcagcatatctacatgtgttgctttgcaaaatatcaaactggcccttgcatcctttcattcctCGCATTGTGGTGCTCGCTGAAATAAGTTTGCAATTATTCATGcttaaaaagacaaatatagGTGACCTTGCCAGTGGTGTTTGTAGTCGCAGGTTCTGGAGAGAGCGATCGTCAGTGCTACAATTAAAGGGGTGAGAAAGGCGCATAGTCGCCACGCTCTGCCTTGACCTGCTGCATTGAAGCATCGCAGCTTTCCGGCAATGTAGAAGGCGGTGAAGCCCAGCCCGGCAAAAGCAACTACAGGAGAACAACAGAGAAAACACTGAAGAttactgcaggaaaaaaaaactattacatacttgtactgtatattaagaAAGGAGGATATTTTTGCCCCTGACCTGCTTTATAACTTACAACTGAATTAGTGATGGCTGTGATATGCAAAGGAGGTGAGATTTCAGCTGTGCTTCTTTCTACTGGTTTTTGCACATTCTTAACATACAattcatcatgaaaaaaaatgaaaaaactatcagcaataaatatgtttcaataaagctgaaatattaagagaataaagtcataaaattatgagaaaaaagtcgtaattttatgagaataaagttgtaatatgagggAGAACCAATTAttgaaatataaattaaataataaatacatgacattaaaaactaaattCATTAAaactaatgttcattcattcattcattcattttctaccgcttatcctcacaagggttgcgggcgtgctggagcctatcccagctgtcttcgggcgaggggtgtggtacaccctggccagccaatcacagggcacatatagacaaacaaccattcacactcacattcatacctatggacaatttggagtcgccaattaacctagcatgtttttggaatgtgggaggaaaccagagtacccggagaaaacccacgcatgcacagggagaacatgcaaactccacacagagatggccgagggtggatgttaaaatattaaaagaaaaatatgttattttttatatgttcaAATATGTGTAGCAAGCACATACAACAATAATGTTGCAATTCAGGAAATATCACATTGGGAAAGACTTAGAATAttacgaaaataaagtcaaaataatatggaaataaatcaaaataatacaagaaaatgcaaatattgaaatatttggaaaaacaattgaaatggaaaaacaaaacaaaaagaaaaaagtttaattcataccaataatatgctttttcacctcacaaagctttttttcttgaactatATGTATAGATACATAACTTCTTCGTCCTCCTTAGACAATCAAAAAATGTGACGTATGCACTAAACCAGAATTTGACACCTGCAGTGTAAATCAAGTCTAAGTGTCCATGAGAGGGTCTTACATGAAGAGTGGCCACTGGGAAAGCTCTTTCTACCCTCCATGATCACATCTGGGTCACCACTGCAGCGTAGCTCCAGGTTCATCTGCCCATCTGGGAAACAGCGGTAGAAGAAGTCTGGCCTAGGCCTGACGAACAGGGttacaattaattacattaattttggatcaattaattaatttgattttttttgtgcattaaaacaagagaaaacaagctaatatgagctagctaacaaagcaCGTCATTGGGACTTACCTATTTAAactacaaagccctctaaaaaaacctctaacaacgttgtatcgtttgatatacacgctgtgataatgcattgtATTACATTGCataagtacattgatgataacatgtaatacttacattatcttgctgtattttgatgatttaaaacattcctgaaacttctttcctagCTTACACTACTTccttcaacaacaacagcatataTACAGttacaacacttacaatgtctgctgtcattgggatggctatgtcttccagcacaagacttgtgCTCCAGTCGTCAGGTAAAAActgacagcaaacaagcatcttgttgagtctttgtagcgaaattgtgAGATAGtaatccactcttccatctgtgagTGACGCTGAGACAAGCGGCTAGCAAGGCGTCATGGCACTCCGCCAGACAAACACAGTTTTTCAgtttagctgctacaataacattttttttgttagggcTACAGCACCAAAATAGGTACCTctcatgacatgcattgttagctagctcatattaacttgttttctctcaatagaacacacagaaaagggaaagaaatatttgttcacatttcacataaggattgtgaatgatgggcagttttcctttaacctATAACTGCACATGTACCTGCCGACAGCCAGTTTGATGACATTGGTGAAAACGCCGTTCAGCACCAGAGTCAAGGTCACGCCTGGACGACAGAAGAAAGGAATGAGGGGGAAAGACCAGCTAAACAAGTATTCTAACTAGAGAGATGTGTGTCTCACCTAGTGATGCTTCCTTTGCGTCTCCTCGCTCTGACTTTGTCATGACGGTAAAAACCAGAATGACAATCAGGGGTGTGAAGAGAGCGATGCTCTGACACAGCAAGAAAGAGGCAGATTAATTCATTAAGAGTTCAATATACAATACTTATGATGTTATAGAGTAACAAACAGCTGGCAAATGCCTGACTTACAAACATGAGCGACGTGGGTACATGATCCTGATCCACGCGGTGAAATTTATACAACCACATCTCCTCTGCCTGGATCTCACGGTAGAAGGGTGGAAGCTGCTCTGTCACGCTGAATGAGTGAAACGCAACAGTTTGGCCTTAATCCTAatcttaaataataaataaaaaagatgcATATGAGGGACGCACTTACAGGAAAACCACAAAGAGCGCCAAGCGGATGGTGATCTCCGACATCAAACCACGAATGAGCCGCCTCTTCATCTTGACTGTCAATCATGGACTTCAAGCAATACAACGCATCACCTCTCCCTGCTTTGTTTGGAGAAGATACAGCTCTAAATGTTCCATATGATAGCTATTTTCAA
This DNA window, taken from Doryrhamphus excisus isolate RoL2022-K1 chromosome 4, RoL_Dexc_1.0, whole genome shotgun sequence, encodes the following:
- the plpp5 gene encoding phospholipid phosphatase 5 gives rise to the protein MKRRLIRGLMSEITIRLALFVVFLVTEQLPPFYREIQAEEMWLYKFHRVDQDHVPTSLMFSIALFTPLIVILVFTVMTKSERGDAKEASLGVTLTLVLNGVFTNVIKLAVGRPRPDFFYRCFPDGQMNLELRCSGDPDVIMEGRKSFPSGHSSFAFAGLGFTAFYIAGKLRCFNAAGQGRAWRLCAFLTPLIVALTIALSRTCDYKHHWQDVLVGSLLGLLFAWLCYRQHYPALHDPDCHRPLSHRESVPAAQERKLANSNYILPL